One segment of Halococcus salsus DNA contains the following:
- a CDS encoding DUF5794 domain-containing protein gives MSHSQHPVALRLERQVGGAARLLATVLALPLVDGIFPALVLAGALADITGILEVGLLVFGGSATVAVVLAEMDGSRRERAKTTLVVGIPVIVLAAVETALAPTIQSLLNLAVFERFAALVILAIAAKTASAQVGEYLPRPAVIVGLGMVASVDPANAHLVVTPDLELVARGALAAAVGVAFALSVALASPWLHDTVHIDRFRFGSAVALGVLGLSVLGLVPSDAPLALAVLAVTTLLAFDPGRSRDEPDEDRSDDDTAADSADPAADESDVGPDRAPWL, from the coding sequence GTGAGCCACTCCCAACACCCGGTCGCGCTCCGCCTCGAGCGACAGGTCGGTGGCGCGGCCCGCCTCCTCGCGACGGTTCTCGCGCTCCCGCTCGTCGACGGGATCTTCCCCGCGCTGGTACTGGCGGGTGCGCTCGCCGACATCACGGGGATCCTCGAAGTCGGCTTGCTGGTGTTCGGCGGGAGCGCCACGGTCGCGGTCGTCCTCGCGGAGATGGACGGCTCGCGCCGCGAACGAGCCAAGACCACGCTCGTCGTCGGCATACCCGTGATCGTCCTCGCGGCGGTCGAGACCGCGCTCGCGCCCACGATACAGAGCCTACTGAACCTCGCGGTCTTCGAGCGCTTCGCCGCGCTGGTGATCCTCGCGATCGCGGCCAAGACCGCGAGCGCGCAGGTCGGCGAGTACCTCCCCCGCCCCGCGGTGATCGTCGGCCTCGGCATGGTCGCGAGCGTCGACCCCGCGAACGCCCACCTCGTCGTGACGCCCGACCTCGAACTCGTGGCCCGCGGCGCGCTCGCGGCGGCCGTCGGGGTCGCGTTCGCGCTCTCGGTCGCGCTCGCCAGCCCGTGGCTCCACGACACCGTGCACATCGACCGCTTCCGTTTCGGGAGCGCGGTCGCGCTCGGCGTGCTCGGCCTCTCGGTGCTCGGGCTCGTCCCCAGCGACGCCCCGCTCGCGCTCGCCGTCCTCGCGGTCACGACACTCCTCGCGTTCGATCCCGGCCGTAGCCGCGACGAACCGGACGAGGACCGCTCGGACGACGACACGGCGGCGGACTCAGCGGACCCGGCGGCGGACGAGTCGGACGTGGGCCCCGACCGCGCGCCGTGGCTGTAA
- a CDS encoding DUF5795 family protein — protein MAENRVVEGRMVTPKRLAELIEGDDVMDAEPIADADRDCPECGGNVLEVGYMPSIAEFVTGQKCQDCEWSDTDRE, from the coding sequence ATGGCCGAAAACCGCGTCGTGGAAGGACGGATGGTCACCCCCAAACGCCTCGCCGAACTCATCGAGGGCGACGACGTGATGGACGCCGAACCCATCGCGGACGCCGACCGGGACTGCCCCGAGTGCGGCGGCAACGTCCTCGAAGTCGGCTACATGCCCTCGATCGCGGAGTTCGTCACCGGCCAGAAGTGCCAGGACTGCGAGTGGAGTGACACCGACCGCGAATAA